The genomic interval AAAGGTGCCGCCTATGACAATAGCGACAGAAACGCTGAAAAAGAAGGCCAGCTTCATGTTCCATGCATCTGCATGGGCATCACTTGAGAATCCATGGTAATCAGGATTCtacagacaagacaagagagaaAATGTACACATTGAACCAAACATGGGCTACATAAGACAAAAATGTACTATAGCGTTGATTGCTGCCACTGAAGTGTAAGTGTAAGTATTCTTTACTTGAAGTGTCTTTCAAGTAAAGAATACATCGAAGATAACGTTAAATGCACAATGATCACCGAGTTGTTAACGTTAACGCATACTGTCTCTTTCTATAACTAACTTTATCGTTAACCGGGGCAACAGGCCATGGAGCTCACGTTACCACTATGATGCTTTTATTAATTTCTGTCCAAGACTAATGAGCCAATACACAAGCTATGTACGTTTCAAATTGTTATTGTTAGACTAAAGTTAAGACGTAACGTAACGTTATATTACACTGTTTCGTTCACAAGGACTGAACATGTATCGTCAACTCGCAAGATAAATAAGTTACCTGTTCCTTTACCATTTCAGGGATATATTTGGTGACATGTTTTCGGTGCTGACAAGCATGTTTACGTTTCTGTTCTGAGCCATGCCAGTGGAGATATGGAAATGGTACCAACTCACCTCCTCAAACGGGCTGACCTCTGCGTGTCCATGACTATCCTTGGCATGACCGTGCTGCAGATCAGCGACAGCGGTAGCACCTGCAGCACTCGATGGAGACGATTGAGACACAAAACGAGCACTGTACACCGGACCAAAGCGCATTCGAGACAAAGAAGGCAAAATCCGAGTCAAGCGTGAAGCCATCCTGAACTCCTCTTGAAGTCCACCACTGCCTTTCACAGCCGAATCTTCACCGTCACTTAGAATACTTCCGGTGTAACTTAGAACGTGAACTGGAAGTGAAAATGGGCTTCGTTTCcgatctttgctgccatctatTGAAATAGTCTAGTATATCAACCTCAACAGGAGGCTTCTTTCTGTattaacagtagcctaggcctactacactTTAGTTAAACATTTTGTTCAATGACCATTATTTTTTCCAACTTTTACATGGTTTTCTATTGTGCTTTGCCTCATGAGGTGACCAGAGCCCGTCTAGCCCATAGGTCTAGCCTTATTAGACATTTTCTGAGGTGACTAGCCTATACATTTTGTGATTACAGTGAGGTGAACCAGCCTACACAGTAGcctaacagattttttttcaaggcattcagaacatgtttgatgatggtggagattattgtccaatgtttataacaacatcaatggtattaaatggttcatagagtgtgaatgtggataatacagtgtaatTTGTGAATGTTAAACGTTGCAATTGGTATATAAACTCTTTTGGCAGGTCGATAAACTCCAACAAGAgttggataaactctatttctgaaatttcagaggtagATAAACTGTTTACttgcctccactacatccctggttgTCACTGATGTGCAGAGTAAGAGTTCAGTAGCCTAGAGTGACAGTCGCAGGAAAGAAGCTCTAAACCTGTTAGTTGGGGTGCGAAGAGACCAACACTtcccagaggggagtggggtgaacagactggtctttgatgatgctgtgcACCTTACACAAGCGCTTGcactggatggcctcgatggaggggagtgtgcgggagtgtgtgatgtgttgagcagttttcaccaccctgcTTTCCGGtcagaggcagagcagagcagttgCCACCATACTGTggcacagttggtgaggatgctctcgatggtgcagcgGTATAGAAGTTCActaggatctgaggagacaggtggaccCTCTTTTTAGTCTCCTTAGAAAGAACAGACGCAGGTGAGCTTTCTTGATCAGAGTAGAGGTGATGAGGGTctaagagaggtcctcagagatatggagacccagaaacttgaagctggtgacacgctCCACCTCAGCAGTCCCATTGAGGATGGGGGTGCCAGCTTTTGACTTCCTGTAGTCCACGATGAGCTCTCGTCTTCTTTGTGTTGATAGCCaggttgttgttggtgctgaAAGAGGTGTGAATCAGAATCCTTCCTGTACATTTTTATTACAAAGcaggattacaaagcagcatcttatagtttacatagagctattaaagatgctaagcggcgctatagagacaaagttgaagctgatttcttggagggtgatccagcacgagtgtggaaaggactccgaaccatcactggctttgaaagaaagtcccctcctatgatgaatgtgagtaaagccctcactgatgaacttaatgctttttatgctcgctttgacatgaaaaacacagactatcttgcactagctgcagcatgtgaagcaaatgaggatgcacctttctgtgtctctgaggtcgatgtgagcaatgcctttaggagggttaattgtagaaaagctgctggaccggatggaatttctaacagggttttgaaatcctgcgctgctcagttagctcctgtgttcacttatatctttaacacatcattggctcaagagacagttcctacttgcctcaagcagtctgttattgttccagtaccgaaagtccctcatgtctgaatgactaccgcccagtagccctgacgtctacagtgatgaagtgttttgagaagcttgtgaaaaacattatctgctcatccctccctgcctccttcgaccccctccaatttgcttacagagccaacaggtctacagaggatgccatctcaaacctcatgcacaccaccttaactcacctggaggaggggaatgggaattatgtgaggatgctgttcattgactttagttcagcattcaacacgatagtacctctcaccttggtcacaaagatgaaggccttaggactgaacaccaccctgtgtcactggatatttgacttcctcaccaaccgttcacaagtggttagagtggggggtctgacatctgactcattaaccatcagcactgttgctccccaaggctgtgttttgagtccactgctgtacaacatctacacacatgactgcaaagccaacagtagtcatacctccatcatcaagtttccagatgacacagtgatcttgggcctgattagtaacaacaatgaacagctctacttggatcaggttgatgaggtggcacagtggtgtcaatctaacagcttgacactgaatatcactaaaaccaaggaaatggtagtagattacagaaggcagcagcagaactacagttacaccccactaatgatcagcgggcaacctgtagagagagtcacaagttttaaataccttggtgtccacattactgaagacttaacatggactgttaacactcaatatgttctgaagaagtccagacaacgactctacttccttcgtcagccaaggaaattcaaagtttctacatccatcatgaaggccttctacacttcagcggttgagagtgttctaactggtagcatcatcacctggtatgggaactccacagttagagattgtagtactctgcagagagtagtgcagCTCAGCTGAGCattactataagaactcaactccctgctctacaagatatctattcagaagagtactcctaagagcccaaaagattctgaaggactcttctcatcctaacaatggattattcctaccgctgaaatcaagaagacgcctatgtagtcacaaagccagaactgagagactcaggagaagtttttatccccaggccatccgaactctgaactcacactatactgactttgcacacattcactcctcagcactcaaacatttcccaactctgaactcacactatactgactttgcactcattcactcctcagcactcatgacccccacacacacacacctacatggcTTTTAGCACTTTCACATCCCTCTCCCtttgctacagaccttttatttattttcttatttcatcacacgtcaaaacacacacacacacacacacacatatatctgactttctccaacttttgcacatctccatagaactttttatttattatttttgatttctcctccatcaatctacccatgtccttgattgcctagcctttcttgTATCTCTGATCTATACATTCTGTAGATTAGATTTAGCATGACTTTCTAGACACCTCTGTGCCTCTTTGTCTATACTGGGTGGACAGAAATGAATGATGCTCACACCTTACCACTGTCATTGAGTAGTGCTGCTCCAAGTACTCAGACAGTACTTTATTAGCATAACATTTGGCCAAGTACAAGGTAGGGCCGTTCTAATTAATGACCCTTCAGGAGGACCTGCCCCAAGACCACCCCTGTACATCTGTTCCATATTCATACAGAGCTAGAGGTCTTTCTAACAATAAGAAATAATCTAATTTTAAAACAAAGTATGCATATCAATACAAAAATAGTAGTATGTGAAATAATTGAACTGGGAATGCCACCAGCTTCTTCAGATAATGTAATTTTACGCAGACATAGAATTTGAAGCGACAATCcttatgaagaaaaaaaaaacaatttaaccTTTTACTCACAGTTTTTATCAATTTACTTTATACAGATAATACtctagtagcctacagtggagtAATCAACAATCCAACCATCGTGAAGTTTGGAAATCTTTCAATTACATAAAATACTCTCATTTAATCTTCAGTCAATAACTAACAACATTAACAATTGGTTTTTAAAGTCTTAATAAAACTGAGAAATCCACCCAAGGAAAGGAAATGAGAAAGCTCTTTACTCTCAATGGTTGTCGTGGTAGGAGGAGACTCCAGCAAGGTAGTGCCAACTGAGGTATCCATCAAAGGAGTTCAAATACCTGCAGTACCTGTGTTGGTGGTCAAATGCATTGCAGCATCTGAAAGCAAATCTAAACAAAGACAGAGGGCATACACTTTTTTAAGACCTACAACAACAAAATTGATTTAGATATGaaaatgtgagtgtttgtgcccAAGAACATTTGAGCTACCAAAATACAACAAATACTACCTGGGGTCCTTCTTGTGGTTGTCGTGGTAACTGATAATACCTGCTATGACACTGTTAGTGGGACATGCATATTGGGTTGTACTTGAATGCTTTTTTGCAGTTGATAGAAAAATGTCTGTTTTTATGGTGGTTGCTGTGGTAACTGCATACAATATTGAATGGACATTTAATCTGTGAAATGGTAGATAGCTAAAGTAACACTAAAGTACAATAGAGCACAGTTTACCAAGTAATCCTTGATATGCTCTGAAGGCTTGAGCAGTGAGCACCATCATAATCATTGGCATATCTTTTGGCTCTCTTGGATTCATCTGAAGTGATAGAGAGGTCATttcagctcttctgctttacattTTTCATCTTCTCCATGTCCACTTTTTCTTCTGTGCTGGAGGCATACCTTGGCAGAGGTGGTTGCTGACGGACAAACAAGACATCGGCATTACAACTACTACTCAAGTAACAGATATCACAGGTTAAGcagcagggccggagtggggccacttttcagcccgggattttttcatagtggtggaaattggataaatgaatgtagtttttattagtatggttcaacaaatgtgtaaaggttatataataattcacttcaactgagaagttaacaaaaaatattccactattccacaagttaacaaaaacagaaagaaagaaagcctttgaaatgtagcctatcccacgcttccacaaagaggcatattgaactaatgtttaggctacatgcttttttgcatgggtaggctatattgtttggtgatttagactaggctactcctttactacaccctcttctgagcaaacaaggcatataggtttatcatgtagcataattgcactttcttacattaaataactttaatttatcctctctacttgtccctgtagtcatggcctcctcatcactaatttagggctcatcattttcaatggtcgactggttgatctgctgttCAGAGGCTACAATTTTTACCGCAAAGgcctacacagatcaagcttcagttttgttagaaagtctatgaatcggatacaaaaggctatattttaagtaatttaatatgttgcttacgaatagcttgacaacgctacaacgtccaATATGAGCCCAATAATTACATTGCTAATAATCATTGCCTATAGgatatctctctttaccagttgccacttttgTCTGTAATCTGGAGGCTATGCACATTTAGCAGCATTCTACCTGGCCGtttcagtccctcctggcctctttctaccatccatccttcctgacacTTATGGCTACTGTAGGGCCCGCCCggctgagaaaactttttggaaaagacgggctatatggacccaaccaactcttgggaggggagaactccctcacatggtaggctaccacccatgcagaggcaacgggaatgcacagaatgcggaacgtgtatagcctacttatagactaacgtgacaaatgtcaacattttttttcctcgaccggcccaaaagtgaagcggcccaccgggaatacttctgattctcccgattacccaccccgggcctgttaagcagagagaaagactcAAATCAGTCTaattcaataaaatactaacaACATCTCTCATGAAATGAAGTAGATTACATTTGATGAAATTGCCATTTCAGGGGCATAAAGAGTGATATTAAAACCTAGAATTGTTtaaaaacatgcacaaacatatacagtacagtgtcTTAGTGCTGACAGAATCAAATATTCCTGTGATAGAGATCCAAAGCAGTATTTTGAAAAGAGTGATTACCTGCCATGCCCATAAGCAGCACATAGGAACAGACAATGAAGATCTTCATGATGATGCAGGTGCAGTCTACAGACACCCTTACCAAGTGATGCAGGAGGTGAATTCACTTAGCCGCACGGGTGACGCTTGGACAGATTGTTGTCACCCAAGTCAACTCTTTATACCCATCTGAGAAAAAGGACACAACTTGCCCCACCCCCCAAATGAATTATTTTGTtacagcagtggttcttaaactggcGTGTTGTCAAAAATCActcagtgagttgcacagtgagttgcatatagggcaggacttcgaccacaagaaaaggcgcgATATTTCGGGAAATTATGGATTATTGGCAGCGCAGgtccatatgagttgggtgagggagacgaagtaccaagttcaaccacaagcgccccccttcctctgataacttctggcattattgtcccttctccctggttttttaataacgtttggaagtcgatacctacacctttttctcagtctgacctattggtacaacctaaaacacggcaataattaaccattttccttgacgatgttagggatttacttcagtgcctaatgctttctaatgaggcgagtatctccaatatggcgatgtccagatctgatgacatgccgtgcaaacccctaattgactccaacacagaacccaccccccttcacctaccaccacaaatacaattctctgggaaacactgccttccattatcaaACCCTTCATCTTATCAACGACAAATAAATAGTCCTGTAGAATcaagtattgttagaatactattgggttgtagagattagcacactagaacagagtactgttagaatactgttgggttgtggtggttagcatactacaatagagtattgttagaatactgttggtgaAAAAACTctctaataatatatatatatatatatatatatatatatatatatatatatatatatatatatatatatatatatattattattattatattgtttctCATTTTCGAATGTACACTTAAATCTGCACAAAGTCCTTGAGGtaaaagtgctgtggagaaattgcaggattgtttggctctgccacctaaccatGCCCAGTTaacctgctgggaaaccctgtagctccggagcaggtgctcagaccaggataaattgtttgctcgccctgttcactcttttgttcatctcaacccagcactccagtgtgtcttgctttgtgtgcgtctttgagttaacgtaagtcatcactttaatgaccctcactatgacttttgtgatttttatcagtttgtagagtagctctgccatcatgtgtaaagttaaggtctttgtttgttggtttggtgtgttggagtcccatgtgagagatgattagatgatgttggttgacttgggatgtcaagtattgtttagttgtacccagggcttgaaaacgaaattatttttcacgttccgaacggttcaggtaggcctatgtttaacgttttcgttcttgcatgcgttccgccaccaacatatcggtcctgaaccggttcggaacgcaaaatatcattcgttcttaaagttccggcagtgtttggcgggcctatcaagtctatttttgtggactttaccttagaatagacgtactcattatttccccttgatttagcctatactgtagctatgcccaaaaataataaaacacaggaggcatccaaaaacattcagatgggctatcaaTCCCAAAAATGGCTTctgaatgaaatattgttgaatattgtctaaaatataatctaagtaaaaagatggaggtcaaatagagaaaaaagctggcggggagtcatagttgaagacaactgacagttggaatgaccaaacagttaaatagttgagtagtttaaatggttaaattattttacagcgaattattgtattgaggacttattttgaagttgaagttgaggacagaggaaacagttggcgggagttgtagttgatgacgactgacagttggaatggctgaacagttaaatagttggatagtgaaAATGGTTaggttatttaatagggaattattgtagtgagtacatttattttgaaacagttgtgggcagaggtaacagttggcgggagtcatagttgatgacaactgacagtttgaaaggctgaacagttaaatagttcgATGGTTAAAATGGTTACATTTTTTAAtatagaattattgtagtgatgacttttattttgaaacagtagtgggcagaggaaacagttggcaggagtcatagttttattttgaaacagttgacgggagtcaaagttgatgataactgactgttgctggtggttgctatgctggttgctagattttaactgtgaatgtggttgctaggctgttactagggtacttgaagtcgttgctaggttgttgctcaaagtcaaaagtcaaagtcaaagtcaaagtcagctttattgtcaatttcttcacatgttccagacatacaaagagatcgaaattacgtttctcactatcccacggtgaagacaagacatattttaccaatttaggtccacagacaaacataacattcaagtaaaaaaaaaagtaagtaaataagtaaataagaggggcacatataataatgaaaaataagagcagcaaaatgtggttgaaattgtgcatagacagtcaataaaaataaaaatactagtgcaaattcaggccaataaaaggcttgggtagttctgtttgacctaagtaagaagaaagtggcatagtggttatgtaagttatgtaagagcagcagaagtgttgtgtttcaggacaacaacaccagttgtaaagtgtacaagtgtgcaagtgtgcaagtggagtagtgcaggcggccatttttgggtccaatgtccaggatgttatatagctgagggtggagggggagagagggagagagttcagcatcccacggcttggtgtatgaagctgttggtgagtctggtaaaagggagccgcaggcttctgtacctcttcccagagggcagtagatcaaacagattgtgagcggggtgacttgcatcactcacaattttggtcgccttgcgggtgaggtgggtggtgtaaatgtccttcagggaggggagtgaagcaccaataatccttgctaagttgctagggtgtccatggtggct from Alosa alosa isolate M-15738 ecotype Scorff River chromosome 4, AALO_Geno_1.1, whole genome shotgun sequence carries:
- the ndufb11 gene encoding NADH dehydrogenase [ubiquinone] 1 beta subcomplex subunit 11, mitochondrial, which codes for MASRLTRILPSLSRMRFGPVYSARFVSQSSPSSAAGATAVADLQHGHAKDSHGHAEVSPFEENPDYHGFSSDAHADAWNMKLAFFFSVSVAIVIGGTFLHYLPDHGMRQWARREAERRVKKREAEGLPIMTDNYYDPSKIVLPSAGEE